The Amphiura filiformis chromosome 1, Afil_fr2py, whole genome shotgun sequence nucleotide sequence cctgatgcaaaacaatttcatCGAAAATCGTTcgggggcccccctttacagacctcgaaaatttcagggcccccctttttgacatgaaaattatgggtcaaccccatagaaaagcacataaactcaatttttccaagaaaatttgtggtcatttttttcaggccccccttaggagggtttaaaaattttcatggcccctttttgcatcagccccccttacaagtgttagtgaacggtccctaattattACTCTTGCATGAAGAAAGGGTGGTCCTTGAATAcaatttgtccactctgaagtacagaGTGACAACACGCGTGTATACAGCGCGTAGTGTGCTGCGTCTGCATTCATGcactgcaggtatgcgtgccttcaaagtcggcacagggtatgcgtccgcgtcggtactttgtacttcagagtagacccACTGTAGTATAGTTTCCCTTTTCCTAAACTAGAGACATGAAGGAATCAGTATGACCCCAAATAATAATTGGTACATACCTAGGTTGCATATGACTCCTGCATCTTTACTGTGGTCACACTTGTTTACTCCCCATCCATTATGACGGCATTCATCTAAACCATTTTCTAATCCTGAACAGCTTACATCACCCAGCCAGATTTCCCCAGTTCCCATTTCAAAGTGAGCATTCCTAACAGCTTGAGCGTTAGCAGATGGAAATCCAAGTTGACGACAAACTACCATTGCATCATCGTTATCCCATGAGTCATCACACACTGTACCccaataattattgtaaaatacTTCCACTCTGCCTTCACCTGAATTTCGGCCACCGACAAGGCGGACTGAAACAGGTTGAACACATTTAGCTCAGAAAGCAAGTTTACTTTGTAATGTAATACTGTAGCCTACATACAATAGAGCCATCAGGCAAATCTGGGATCACAATAAGGACacgtcaatcaaattccctaatTATAAAACATATTACCAAAATTGTCTTGCAATTATAAATCATGTCATCATTATAAAAGTTTGGCTTTTCCTCCTTCATAACGGTTTCAACCATGTCAAAGTATTTGATCAATCATTCAAACACTCTAGTTTTCCCCTTACCTGCATTACTACACCATGATCTGGGCAAACAAAAACAATTCCCAAATGCCCACACACTCCTTTATTTAATTCTATCAGGACCCTTAAATCCAGTACCAAATTATTGTGGGTGCTATGATCTTAGAAGAACCAACATCAAATAAACGCTTATAGCAAGGGCTTCCACTTCGTGTTACCAAATTGTGGATTGTATACCCAATTTGGTGCTTTTTAAATTTGAGCTGCTGTGCGGATGCGACATACATCAAATGAGAGCTTATAAAAGAGGCTACCACCTGGTGGTCTCCAATGATGACACTTAGCATTAAAATGAATTGTTTTGTAATCTACTTTTGCAGAAAGTAATGTTGCAGATTCTTTTGTGAGAGATATTTGATTTCAATGAACAATTGTATGCTTCTTAAATTGCATACATTTCTAAAGCTATGACAATGTTGTAGGACCCAGCATGACAACAATTAATAATTAGTACATACCTAGGTTGCAAATGACTCCTGCATCTTTACTGTGGTCACACTTGTTTATTCCCCATCCATTATGCGTGCATTCATCTAAACCATTTTCTAATCCTGAACAGCTTACTTCAACCAGCCAGATTTTCCCAGTTCCCATTTCAAACTGAGCATTCAAAACAGCTTGAGCGTTAGAAGATGGAAATCCAAGTTGACGACAAACTACCATTGCATCATCGTTATCCCATGAGTCATCACACACTGTACCCCAAGCACCATTGTAAAATACTTCCACTCTGCCTTCACTTGAATTTCTGCCACCGACAAGGCGGACTGAAACAGGTTCAAAGTAACAAATGTAACTTAGAAACAAGTTTATTAACTAAATATGGCTATCGGGCATTATTGACAATAAGGACCTGTCAATCAAGTTCACTACCTAATTATCGTCGTCGATCTACTCATGTCTGAAGTTTCTCCTCAAATGTCGGTTTTGCGCTTTGGTCTAACAGCTGTAAGTTGAGAGTTTTGTTAAAGAAATAATACCATCTGTCCAACTGAGTCTTTGGCTTCCTCTGCTTCtttttccctcaaatttttcAAACACAACATCTTTCTCCAGATTGATTCTTTCTCGCCTGGCAACGTGTCCACAATACTGTAGCTTCTGTTTCATCCCTAACTTGAAGAGTGATTCTTTCTCCTCTATTTCATGCCGAACACTTTCATTGGTGCTTTTGGAAGTCCATGTGATGCACAGAAGCTTTCTCCAGCACCTCATATCAAACGCTTCAATCCTTCTCCGATCTGCAGCATTGATCATCCATGTTTTACATACTCATGTTACGATCAGGAAAATCAAAGTGGAGACGAGTCTTATCTTGTTGATGTTTCTGTCTGTCCTTATCTTGATGTTTTTGCCATTGCTAGATGACGACTAATCTCAATAGAGCATCCGCCTAGCGCCTTGATTTGAAATCATGGATCCAAGAAAGCTGAACTGATCGATAATTTCAATAGCTTCATTTCCTGCAAGTTCTCTTCTTGATGGTTGATGACCatcacctttgttttgcttataaTCAGAAAAAGGCCAGTTTTTAAACTCTTTTTTTTACGTTCTTATTCTTTCAACCAGATCCTCAAGCTCACGTGCACTATCTGCTATAGTCTATATACTTTActtgagtcagtaatttagatattgttttttttttttgtatctctaaatgtaatgatgaaagGAGAAGATGCAAGGAATCTAACTAACATAACAAATTCATGCAAAATcgaaaaatttgattttacttaacTGACCCGATAAAAATGTACGGACTATAGTAGGGTAGTGTATAAGTTGTTAATGGTTCTGCCTCTAACAGATATTCCAGTACTGCAGGTCTCGAGGGTCATTCGCAAGATGTACTCTGTATACGCATTAAACAGATGAGGAGACAAAATGCACCCTTGTCTCCTCCCTTgctggcacggttgtttgatgtgatcatttacaaaataatgtgtctaacaaaactataacaaaacaaaatgtctATACCTTAAAAATACCAACAGgcatcacactaatatacacatatatttttttatctaTTCTAAGCTtagattttctttttttatatcaatttttcatctttttctgcctttttgtggtcatttttattctataaattgtatatttgtgtgcaatccTCCTTTAAATTTAATTAAGCCCAATAAATTAAGTTATTCCTTTCATACCATGAtcaaaagtagtttgaaaatgtcCTCGTTATACGTTACTCATTTtaatgatgttttaatgccattattcaAATGTCTAATCCCTTGTAAATATgcaaagatttaagataaatagcgccatcaatgttcaactttgcttaaaaacgAATACACTTCTACATgcaatcaaacaaccgtgctcgGTTTTGAACCAATTGCTGATCATCATAGAGTGCATGTCCTAAAAAGTCCTACCGCACATGTTGGGAATTCCATTGATACTAAGATGTCCCACAGTTTTCGAtgtttaaatatacacatttgaaATCTAAAATTTTGATTTCAACATTGACCAAATACAAGCATAAGGCCATTGGATATTTCAGATCAGATTGCAGACTTTTCCATGTTTTGCCCCCCCCAACAGGAAAGAACGTCTTCCAGCTTCATTTCTATGATTAAAATTGAGAGCTATATTACCGTGTGAGCTACCTCTTGTATTAGTGCCATGATTGTTTCTTATAAGACTATCATATAGGCCTTCAGGAACAAGCCCAGCTAGGCATTTCAAGACAGTGATACATAAGTTGTCATGTCTACGATCACTTAGGCGCTTCCAGCCAAGCCAGTCCCTAATAAATGAAGAAGGTGTGCGAACAGGAACCCTGAGGATAGCTCTCCCAGAGAATAGCTCTCCCAGGATAGAAGACGCTCTATCCTGTTCTGGAGTGTAAAATATACAATGTCACAATAACTGAGTCTCGGAAGCACAAGAGCTgtataaatattgttttcaaatTGTCAGGTGAACGCCACTCTCTGACTCTATACAGGAGACCAATATATTTTGAGACATTGCTACAAATTTGATTTATGTGAGGCTCCCAACACATTTTGTGATCCAGCGTGAGGGCTAAGTATATACATTTACTTACGTTTTCTAAAGCATCACTATTCAAAAATAAACTAAGATCACCAGATTTacctatatgtgacccctcggcacaactgagccctgaagtcgccaatcatcatttttgagatattcaaccaaaatattctgcttgaaattagctttaaaatgatgtatatcatgtctatagtacttgacatttaagtagtgaaaaatcaataaaacagtcaataaatcctttgtttcctattgtttattgttaagttcgatggatcatatctcaatagtggcactagcgacatccgggctcagttgtgccgaggggtcacatattacgACTTGAAGTAAGATAATTTCATTCCATCCACATTAGCTGACAAAGTCACCCTACCTGCTTTACCACCGGACTATACATACCTTTTGGTGAGCAAATGACTCCTGCATCTTTACTGTGGTCACAGTTGTTTACTCCCCATCCATTATGACGGCATTCATCTAAATTATTGTCTAATCCTGAACAGCTTACATCATCCAGCCAGATTTCTCCTACCCCTACTCCAAAGCTAGCATTCCCAACAGATTGTGCAACACTAGACGGAAATCCAAGTTGACGACAAACTACCATTGCATCATCGTTATCCCATAAGTCATCACACACTGTACCCCACGTATCATTGTAAAATACTTCCACTCTACCTGCACTTGAATTTCTGCCACCGACAAGACGCACTAAACGAGgttcaaaataaaacatgtaaGGAGCAAGTTATTTTTTTTTCGGGGAGGGGTTGGTGAAAGGACTGAAATTTCCATGCTCTATCGATTGTCATCATCAGATCAATTAAATGAGATGTTGGGTATTGTAAATAATAGGAGAGCTGACCTTTCAAATGTATTAAATCCTATTAAtccttataacaagggcttccatctggtgttgaccaaatttgaaagttTATGTCTAATTTGGTGTTTCTAAAATTTGGGCTGCTATGAGGATGTGACATACATCAAATGAGGGCTGATGACTTATACTGTCGCAGGAAGTAAGGATGGTTCTTGAATACTATTTTGTTCTTTTTCCCAAACTTGAGAGTAGGCCAGTTTTGGAAAGTTGCAGATTCTTTTGTGACGGATATTTGAATTCAATGAATAATTTCCTGAAATTTCCTAAATTTCATACATTTCGAAACCTATGACAATGTTGTAGGAATCAGCATGGCCTAAATTAATAATTAGTACATACCAAGGTTGCAAATGACGCCGGCATCTTCACTGTGGTCACAGTTGTTTATTCCCCATGTATTATGATGACATTCATCTAATCCATTTTCAAATCCTAAACAGCGTACATCATCCAGCCATATTTTTCCGATTCCAGCTCCAAACTGAGCATTCTCAACAGCTTTAGCAGATGGAAAGCCAAGTTGACGACAAACTACCATTGCATCATTATTATCCCAGAAGTCATCACACACAGTACCCCATGAACCATTGTAAAATACTTCCACCCTGCCTTCACCTGAATTTTGGCCACCGACAAGACGTACTGAAACAGCTTTAGAGTAACACATTTAACTTAGTAAACAAATTTCTTTTGTAATTTATAatataactagatttcgcggttcacgggttgggcggttctcgtgataggcctatctctaattacccaactcccgttacccataatacttgtcctgacctttcaaactactacgataattatctcaatgattaagacacaacttaatcaactctgttttgtagctgtgacgcttacttcggtatacccataatctgaaacccatcgttcgcctcttccaagccctgtcctgctaccacatcagaggacccaaaaataccccggAATTCTAGTAGTGTcaggatgtaggccgtcaattcaatcgccgaggaatgtgaacgcaaacgggttatataggccttaccataactgatgatttttttatgttaatcatgtctttaaaataccgtaaaaccccgtctacaatcatatatagtgttttttatgaaagctaaattaattcgaagcaagcgtaaatataccaatacaatagattggtcttaaaataatacttgtttgcatatgcttgatccgtaatttatttgttcgaactccataatggtgcctggattaatgtagctttgatcagaagcactctatatgcttgtagacggggttttacggtaggcctattggtccgatgagatgcacctgttagtggtcacactttacgatgcggtactctgcgcacaccccgttgatactccgcgatagcacaccgcgagcacgcgatatcaCACCGCGTGTACGCAATATCACACCGCGCGAACGCGATATCGCACCGTgagaacgcgatagcgcgcggacggacactctgtgattagtattaacaagcgtaaatataccaatacaatagattggtcttaaaataatacttgtttgcatatgcttgatccgtaatttatttgttcgaactccataatggtgcctggTTCAAtgaagctttcatcagaagcactctatatgcttgtagacggggttttacggtaggcctattggtccgatgagatgcacctgttagtggTCACACTGTACGATGCGGTACTCTGCGCAcaccccgttgatactccgcgatagcacaccgcgagCACGTGATATCGCACCGCGAGTACGCAATATCACACCGCGCGAACGCGATATCGCACCGTgagaacgcgatagcgcgcggacggacggacacttTGTGATTAGTATTAAGATGTACCCTACATTAAGGTTATCATACAACTTTAGGTTCACAATAAGGATATGTCAATCATATTCACTATTTATAGTAGGATATACTAAATTTCTTGGCATCGTAATAGATGACGACTGGTCAtgaaaattaaacattaaaaattgTCTTGGAATATTATGGCATTATTATAAAGGTTAGACGTACCATTCCTAAAAAAAACAATTCCCAAATCCATACATTTTTTAATGCCAAAGAAAACTATCAGAACATTCACCAATCCAGCTTATAGCTTGCCAACACATCAAACTATTTAATTATATCAGGACCTTTAAAATACAGGACCAAATCATTGTAGGTGTTATGATCATCATAAAATCAACAAATGAAAGGGTATAGCAAGGGCTTCCACTTCATGTTACCAAATTgtatgctgttatttcaatttatttttgcaGGAAGTAAGGGTGGttcttaaatatattttttttccttttcctaAACTAGAGAGTAGGTCAGTTTTAGAAAGCTCCATATTCTTTTGTGAGAGATATTTGAATTCAATGaaccttttttttcataaatttcataCATTTCTGAAGCTATGACAAGGTTGTAGGATTCAGCATGACCCCAATTAATAATTAGTACATACCTAGGTTGCAAATGACTCCTGCAACTTTACTGTGGTCACAGTTGTTTATTCCCCATCCATTATGCCTGCATTCATCTAAACCATTTTCTAATCCTGAACAGTTTACATCATCCAGCCATATTTCCCCAGTTCCCACTCCAAACTGAGCATTCCAAACAGCTTCTGCATCACCAGATGTAAAGCCTAGTTGACGACAAACTACCATTGCAGCATTATTATCCCATGAGTCATCACACACTGTTCCCCAAGAACCATTGTAAAATACTTCCACTCTACCTTCACTTGAAATTCTGCCACCGACAAGACGGACTGAAACAGGTTGACAGATCGTTA carries:
- the LOC140169324 gene encoding scavenger receptor cysteine-rich domain-containing protein DMBT1-like — protein: MRILFSWTLLLLICSCNKAVSVRLVGGRNSGEGRLEVFYNGAWGTVCDDSWDNDDAMVVCRQLGFTSAINAKAVRDAQFGVGTGEIWLDGVSCSGLENGLDECSHNGWGINNCNHSEDAGVVCNLVRLVGGRISSEGRVEVFYNGSWGTVCDDSWDNNAAMVVCRQLGFTSGDAEAVWNAQFGVGTGEIWLDDVNCSGLENGLDECRHNGWGINNCDHSKVAGVICNLAVSVRLVGGQNSGEGRVEVFYNGSWGTVCDDFWDNNDAMVVCRQLGFPSAKAVENAQFGAGIGKIWLDDVRCLGFENGLDECHHNTWGINNCDHSEDAGVICNLVRLVGGRNSSAGRVEVFYNDTWGTVCDDLWDNDDAMVVCRQLGFPSSVAQSVGNASFGVGVGEIWLDDVSCSGLDNNLDECRHNGWGVNNCDHSKDAGVICSPKVRLVGGRNSSEGRVEVFYNGAWGTVCDDSWDNDDAMVVCRQLGFPSSNAQAVLNAQFEMGTGKIWLVEVSCSGLENGLDECTHNGWGINKCDHSKDAGVICNLVRLVGGRNSGEGRVEVFYNNYWGTVCDDSWDNDDAMVVCRQLGFPSANAQAVRNAHFEMGTGEIWLGDVSCSGLENGLDECRHNGWGVNKCDHSKDAGVICNLGMYQLLFGVILIPSCL